A genomic stretch from Clavelina lepadiformis chromosome 5, kaClaLepa1.1, whole genome shotgun sequence includes:
- the LOC143458804 gene encoding phospholipid-transporting ATPase ABCA1-like codes for MRCVNNYSVLNYDDSMITCDNRMGTSTWTPHDVTEGHSQLLTSNETLECSCTDKQTRVLLAECVNGAGGEPTPRALTETSDWMYDMTGRNLSDWLVKTVDRFLQKRYGGLSMGETYHSAVSADQLQTLFQLFEANSNFTLTNSANITSNAESFTESLARTENAKVWFDNNGYHAMPTWLNILNNAALRSLLPPDKNPLDYGIAAVNHPLNFTKSTVDLAALSQNIKDTLISISVIFALSFIPASFVLFLIEEKVTKSKHLQFVSGVNQLIYWIANFIWDMINYTIPIIIVLFIFLAFQTKAYVSADNFPCLLCLLILYGFAITPMMYPASFYFEVPSTAYVVLTCVNLFIGINASIATFIMEVLDDDNLKYINENYLKPAFLVFPQYCLGRGLLDMSINQAYADAYAAFGIDSFTPPFSFDLVGRNLMALAIEGTFFFILTILIQYRFFIPPQSSVHDINSLTLSASSSQDDDVLEERSRILNGDACDILQIKDLTKVYSKPGSGKDLVAVNRLCVGVPEGECFGLLGVNGAGKTTTFKMLTGDVIPTAGDALICGQSILEDMREVQQNTGYCPQFEALCSLLTGREHLIFYAKLRGVPPEEVDGVADWAINKFGLNMYSDKPAGTYSGGNKRKLSAAIAFIGCPPIVFLDEPTAGMDPMARRFLWGRIAEAVKGGRCIVLTSHSMEECEALCTRLAIMVNGQLQCLGSPQHLKNRYGEGYMLTVKVGGMNPDLSKVETFVKSISNAVLKESHCNTIMFQVPLQRIRLAELFRLMEENKEALHVEDYSISQTTLDEVFVSFAKNQTDGLEDEYGIQPPSYVSTNNVDYDVPYNEEIGDVENGQLSDADGIIMQNFKSTYAPTASTDQLLV; via the exons ATGAGATGCGTTAACAACTACAGTGTGCTAAACTACGACGATTCAATGATTACTTGTGACAACCGAATGG GTACATCAACCTGGACACCTCATGACGTCACGGAAGGTCACAGTCAGCTTCTGACTTCGAATGAAACCCTGGAATGCTCTTGCACTGATAAACAAACCCGAGTTCTGCTTGCAG AATGTGTCAACGGTGCCGGTGGCGAGCCCACACCTCGTGCTTTGACCGAGACCTCTGATTGGATGTACGATATGACCGGACGTAACCTTTCTGACTGGCTGGTGAAGACAGTTGATCG ttttctaCAAAAGCGTTACGGTGGTTTGTCCATGGGAGAAACCTATCACTCAGCAGTGAGCGCCGATCAACTTCAAACACTTTTTCAGCTGTTTGAAGCGAACAGCAACTTCACTCTCACGAATTCAGCGAACATAACGAGTAACGCCGAGTCCTTTACAGAATCACTGGCTCGTACGGAAAATGCCAAA GTTTGGTTCGACAACAACGGATACCACGCGATGCCGACCTGGTTGAATATTCTCAATAATGCCGCGTTACGCTCTTTGCTGCCACCAGATAAAAATCCTTTGGATTACGGGATTGCCGCTGTCAATCATCCGCTCAACTTTACCAAATCGACCGTGGACTTGGCTGCTTT gtcacaAAACATCAAAGACACCCTGATATCGATATCGGTCATATTTGCTCTTTCCTTCATCCCTGCAAGTTTCGTTCTCTTTTTGATCGAGGAGAAAGTCACCAAATCAAAACATCTTCAGTTTGTGAGCGGCGTCAACCAGCTCATATATTGGATTGCTAATTTCATATGGGATATG ATCAACTACACAATCCCAATCATCATTGTGCTCTTTATTTTCCTCGCCTTCCAAACCAAGGCTTATGTTTCAGCCGATAATTTTCCATGCCTGCTCTGTCTACTTATTCTGTACGGCTTTGCTATTACACCGATGATGTATCCCGCCAGTTTTTACTTCGAG GTGCCCAGTACTGCATACGTTGTTCTGACTTGTGTCAACCTCTTTATTGGAATTAACGCCAGCATTGCAACATTTATAATGGAG GTACTTGATGACGACAATCTTAAATATATCAACGAGAATTACTTGAAGCCCGCCTTTCTTGTTTTTCCGCAATACTGCCTCGGTCGTGGCCTCCTTGACATGTCCATAAATCAAGCGTATGCAGACGCTTATGCCGCCTTTG GAATCGACAGTTTTACGCCTCCTTTTTCCTTTGACTTGGTCGGAAGAAACTTGATGGCACTTGCAATAGAAGGaacattcttttttattttaactatcCTGATACAATACAG ATTTTTCATCCCACCTCAGTCAAGCGTCCATGACATCAATTCGTTGACTCTCAGCGCTTCTTCATCGCAAGATGACGACGTCCTTGAGGAACGAAGTAGAATTCTCAACGGTGATGCGTGTGACATCTTACAGATCAAGGATCTCACCAAGGTTTATTCAAAGCCAGGCTCAGGAAAGGACCTCGTTGCAGTCAACAG GTTGTGTGTTGGAGTGCCAGAAGGTGAATGTTTCGGTTTACTCGGTGTGAATGGCGCGGGTAAGACAACGACCTTCAAAATGCTGACTGGCGACGTTATACCTACCGCTGGAGATGCCCTGATTTGCGGACAGAGCATTCTAGAGGATATGAGAGAAGTTCAGCAAAACACTGGATACTGTCCGCAGTTTGAAGCTTTATGCAGTTTACTTACAG GCCGAGAGCACTTGATATTTTACGCCAAGCTTCGAGGAGTGCCACCAGAAGAAGTAGATGGCGTTGCTGATTGGGCCATCAACAAGTTTGGGTTGAACATGTATTCCGATAAACCTGCTGGTACTTACAGTggtggaaacaaaagaaaactttcCGCTGCCATTGCATTCATCGGATGCCCGCCTATCGTTTTCCTG GATGAACCAACTGCTGGAATGGATCCGATGGCAAGAAGATTTTTATGGGGAAGAATCGCCGAGGCAGTGAAAGGCGGTAGATGCATCGTCCTCACTTCACACAGCATGGAAGAATGCGAGGCCCTTTGCACGAGGCTGGCCATCATGGTCAACGGTCAGTTGCAATGCCTTGGAAGTCCACAGCATTTAAAGAACAG ATATGGAGAAGGTTATATGTTGACTGTCAAAGTTGGAGGCATGAACCCTGACCTTTCCAAAGTCGAAACGTTCGTCAAATCTATTTCAAATGCTGTCTTGAAAGAAAGCCATTGCAATACGATCATG TTTCAAGTACCGCTGCAACGTATTCGGTTGGCTGAACTCTTCCGTTTAATGGAAGAAAATAAAGAAGCGTTACACGTTGAGGATTACTCGATAAGCCAAACCACTCTAGACGAG gTGTTTGTCAGCTTTGCCAAAAATCAAACAGACGGTTTGGAAGACGAATACGGCATACAGCCTCCAAGCTACGTCAGCACTAATAACGTAGATTATGACGTTCCTTACAATGAAGAAATAGGAGATGTTGAAAATGGCCAGCTTTCTGACGCAGATGGCATCattatgcaaaatttcaaaagcaCTTATGCTCCTACAGCAAGCACAGATCAGTTACTTGTCTAG